TTTGAGACGCTCGAACAAGCTATTGCTCAGGGACAGGTTCTCGCGGCGTCAACGCCTGGATACGGCGGCATTGCTGAGGCTGTGTTTAAGATGAGTCTTGGCAATCGCTATGGATTGCAGATGAAAGGTGCCGCCTGCGAGCTTCAGAAGCGTTTGTTTGCCCATCGCTACGGGAGTTTTGTTGTAGAGCTTGCGCCAGGGGCAGTCCTTTCTGAGCGCGAAGGCGTACACGTATGGAATCTTGGCGAGACCTGTTCTTCCTACGAGCTGCAAGTAGCCAACGAGCATATTGACCTTGCCCAGCTGCAAGAGCTGTGGGAACGCGGTCTCGAAGCTATTTTCCCGTACCGGGACCATACGGCTCAGTCAAAGCCAGAGCTGCTACAGATGCGCGCTGAAGAACAGACTTATACCCGTAAGATATATGGCGGTCCTCGTTTTGCACGTCCGCGTGTTGTTATCCCAGTATTTCCGGGTAATAACTGCGAATTTGATTCAGCGCGTGCCTTTGAAGCTGCAGGCGCTGCCGCTGATATTTTTGTTATCAACAATCTGAGTCCGCACTCAGTTGCAGAAAGTACGCATGAGCTCGCAAAAAAGATTCGTGAAAGTCAGATAGTCATGATTCCTGGCGGCTTTTCGGGTGGCGATGAGCCTGATGGCTCGGCTAAGTTTATTACGGCATTTTTCCGTGCACCTGAGGTTACCGAAGCAGTCCGTGACTTGCTGCAGGCGCGCGATGGTCTCATGCTGGGAATCTGCAACGGTTTTCAGGCCTTGGTAAAACTTGGCTTGGTGCCCTATGGCGATATTGTTGAAGCGCAGCCTGATGCTCCAACCTTGACTTTCAATACTATCGGGCGCCATCAGAGCAAACTGGTGCGCGTCCGTGTTGCAAGTGATTTGTCTCCTTGGATTTTGCCGGGCACTACGGGGGATATGTATTCGGTTGCTATTTCGCATGGCGAAGGTCGTTTTGTGTCTAGTGAGGCTGAGCTTGCCAAGCTGGTTGCACAGGCTCAAGTAGTTACGCAATACGTTGATGAAGACGGTTTTCCCAGCATGGATTTAGCTGCTAACCCTAACGGGTCCATGCTTGCGATTGAAGGTATCACGAGCCCAGATGGTCGCGTGCTTGGTAAGATGGGTCATACAGAGCGTGCGGGTGAGCATCTCTATCGCAATATTCCGTGGGTTTGTGACATGCCGCTCTTTGAAAACGGCGTACGCTACTTTGCTTAAAGCTTACGAGCCACGTGACTTTTTTGAGTTGAGAGTGTCAGGGCGCTTTACGAGAAAAAGCGCTCGACAATCTCTACAAGCGCACCGTCACGGTTGCTGCTCTTGAGTACAACATCGGCTTGAGCTTTAAGCTCAGAACTTGCGTTAGCAACGCAAAGTCCTAACCCGGCTGCCTTTACCATTTCAAGGTCGTTGCGGGCATCGCCTACGGCAATAATCTGCTCAGGGGGAATGCCCACAAGCTGTGAGAAGCTCCTAAGCCCGCTTCCTTTATTGACACCTTGTGGCATAAACTCAAGGTAGCGTCCTGATGAGTAGGTGATGTCACAAGGCTCGTCTACCAGTTCTGGCTTAAGTGATGCGCCCAAATCAAGTAGCTCAGGGTAGTGCTCACTCATAACACAAAACTTAACTACCTCTGTATAGCCATAGTGTTCTAGTACAGCTTCAAGGCTTGGAAAGTCTTGTTTGTGCGCCAGTGCAACGCCGCTGAGGCCTACCAAATAGGCACGTTCTTCTGCAGGCGGGTCAAGAACGACAATATAACCGTCAGGAAAACAAACGTGAATACAAAGATTTGCCTCCACACCAATGCGATAGAGCTTGTGCGCAAGCGCAGAATCGAGTGCGCAGGAGTGAAGCGGCTGATTATTGCCTACGCGGTTAATGAATCCGCCGTTATATGAGATGACATAGCTATCTTGAAGAAGTGCTTGATGAGCGTCGCCAAAGTTCGACAGAATTGAAGAATACGGTCTGCCTGAGCTGGGCACAAAAAGAACGCCCTGGTTGTGGAGATATTCAAGCGCTTGTAGGTTTGCAGGTGGAATTTGGTGCCGCTCATCTAAAAAGGTCTCATCCATATCAGACATAACAACACGATACTCCATCTTATCAACCTCTCTCAAAACCGTGTAGATACGCTTTATAGGTGGCGAAATAGCCATAATTATGCAGGCTTGTTCGTGCCAAGCCTGCGCTTAGTTCTTTAATACCCTTTTAGTTAATAAACCATACCCATGGCTTCACGAACTTCAGCAAGGGTTTCTTCGGCAAGAGCGGCTGCGCGCCGATTCCCTTCGTGGAGTACATCTTTGACAAAATCAAGGTCTTGCTCAATGGTGTGTCGACGTTCGCGAATAGGAGCAAAGTAGTCGTTCACTGCTTGCGTAACATATGCTTTGAGCTGTCCTGAGCCACCCATGCCAACCTCAGCTGCAATGTCTTGCTCAGTACGACCCGTGCAAATTGCTGCTGTTGACAAAAGACCCGAAACGCCTGGGCGCTGCTCGGGGTCAAAGCTAATCATGCGCTCGCCATCGGTTTGGCTCTTTTTTATGCGCTTCGCCGTTTCTTCTTCTGTCATTGAGATATTGATGGCATTGCCATAGCTTTTTGACATCTTGCGTCCGTCAAGACCGGGGAGCAAGGGGGTTTCACTTAGAAGAGCGTCTACTTCAGGGAATACCTTGCCATAGCGGTTGTTAAATTTGCGGGCAATTAAGCGCGTGAGCTCGATATGAGGAAGCTGATCCTTGCCAACTGGCACTACATTGCCTTTGCAAAATAAAATATCGCAGGCCTGATGCACTGGATAGGTGAGTAAAAGCCCGGTCAACTCGTGGCCAGAGGCTTCCATTTCTGCTTTAACCGTAGGATTGCGCTGCAGCTCTGCTTCAGAGACCAGTGACAAGAAGGGCAGCATCAGCTGGTTTGCAGCAGGTACTGCCGAGTGGGCATAAATCATGGTTTTATTGGGGTCTATTCCACAGGCAAGATAGTCAATCACAAGGTTATAGACATTGTCTTGAATGTGCTCAGTGGTGTCGCGGTCAGTAATAACCTGATAATCGGCAATAAGCACGTGCGTACGAATACCGGCATTTTGAAGTTCTACGCGCCCTTTTAAGGTGCCAAAGTAATGGCCAAGGTGCAAGCGGCCGGTGGGACGATCCCCGGTGAGCATGGTATAGGCCTCGGGGTGGAGATTCAAATCGGCACGAATTTCGTCGCTTCGTTTAAGAGCAGTTTCATAGCTACGTTCGTTTGACATACAACTCCTTTATTTATAAAAACGAGCAGGTACACATATTAGGGCTTTGTTGCGGCTTATGAGCGCGAGGGAGGTGAAGGGCTTTGAGGCGGCTTCTGAGCGCTACTGTGGCGTGCATCTGTTTTGCGCGCGTCAGCAGGCGCTTGTTCTGTGCACGTATGCCTTTGTTGAGACTCGCGTTTGTGCGTGGCGAGTTTAAGAGCTTGTACTCGGCGCTTGTGCGCCATGCGTGAGACAGTTGTCTCGGGAATACACGCTTCATCGCGCGAAGCATCATCGCGGGCTTGTGGCGTTTTTGGATTGTAGTGATGAAGCAGCACCGGATCAAAGAGGTGAAGGCGCAGAGCAAAGGCTGCTGAAGATACAAGCAGTACGATAAAGATGAGAATACGCGGCATAACTTCAACTTGGTTAATAAGGGCAGCACCAATTGAAAGCAGGATAGTCCAAGCATAAATAAGAAGCACCGCTTGTCGTTGGTCAAAGCCCTCCTGAATGAGGCGGTGGTGAATATGACCGGTGTCTGCTTGCCCAATGCTCATATGTGCGCGCTTGCGCCGAATAATGGCTGAGAAGGTATCGATGATAGGCACACCGGCAACAATAAGCGGCATAATTACACTGGTAAGAGCGGCAACACGCGATACGTTGAGCAGTGAGATTGACCCCAAAGCAAAGCCAAGCAGTAAGGCTCCTGAGTCACCTAAGAAAATGCTTGCTGGATGAAAGTTATAGTATAAAAAGCCCAAACAAGCTCCGATAAGAGCAATAGCAATAAGTGCAGCATCAGAGCGTCCAGCGAGAACCGAGAAAGAAAACATAGAGCAGCCTGCAATGGCTGATACGCCGGTGGCAAGACCATCAAGGCCGTCTATGAGGTTGATGATATTGGTGTAGGCAACAAGATAGATAACGGTGAGTGGATAGGCAAAAAAACCAAGCGTAATTTCGGCGCGGTTGAGCGGGTTAACGATATTTTGAATAAGCAAGCCGCTTGCTGCTGCAAGGATTGCGGCAAGTATTTGTCCTGCCAGTTTTTGGCGCGGTGAGAGCTGTATCACATCATCAACGGCGCCGGTTAACACCATAATCAAGAAGGCAAGAGCGAGCATGGGGTAGTTGATAGCCAGGCTTGGATGCGGCACAAGCGCAACTGCCCAGCCAAAGCTCGTGTGACCAAATACCTGCACGCCAACCGCTGCAGCAATGCCACAGAATACGGCAAGTCCGCCAAGACGTGGAATAGGCGTTTTATTGATTCGACGCTTTGATGGGTAATCAACAGCATCAAGGGATATGGCAAGACGCTTTGCAAGCGGGGTAGTTATAAGGGTAACTACCATGCTTACCAGCAACAATACAATATATGGAAACGCGATATGCACGCGCAGCACCACCGAAATGAGTCGAGAACAAGTTAGTACATTGTAGACCATTGTGCACTCGTTGCTGGTATACGGTAGGCATAGATGCATAAAAGTGACAGGCTCTCAGCTTATGTGTTAGCTCAGCTGCCTTTAACAAAACGCCGCTTCCCAGTTTCACGAAATGAACCCACCTATACCAGGTGGGTGCCCTCATCGTCCTCTCCAGCGTCCTTAACAACGAAGGATACCTGTACCAGAAACGACTGTGTGGGCTCCCTCAAAAAATGCGACGGTTCACCCAGTTGTTCCACCGGGAAGCGGTACATCTTTATAATAATGCTTGTTAATAGATAAACCAGTCTTGACTTTTTTCGCAGCTCAGCGGACGATGGAAGTGTATTTGTGTGTTATGCACCCTAATTGAGCCGTGCGATATTACCTTGATGTTGAAGGCAAGACATGAGAATAGGTTCGCGCTCTTGCGCGTATAGCTTGCTGGGAGACATTAAAGATGGAGAGCCAAACGCTGCTTAGGTATCAATTTCTATACGATCGCCGCGACGCATAAGCACAAGTTTGTATCCACATTCTTGTGCAATGGCATGCAGTGTAAGCGTTGTTGGATTCCAAGACCCACGATTTAAGCTTGAAGTAATGAAGTTACGATGTCGGCCAATGGCCTGCGAAACATCCGACCTACTTCTGCCGGCTTGTTTCAACATGTGATTGAGCGCATCGATAGTATTCATAGGCTCCCCTCCCATGCACAACTATTGTAGAGGGTCTAAAATAGCATATCTCGTAAGCTATATGTTACTAAATTTGTAAAGTATATTTGAATCGATTCAGAGCACTGTAAAATACCTATGCTTACATATAAGTTTAATACCTATATTATTTGAAATTATGTATGTAAAAGCAATAGTATTCAAATTTACTGAATACCGTTTTATATGCTAAATTACTTGTACTACCTTGATTTTGTATTATTTAGCATGTTTTATTCTATTTTTGAATAGAAAAGCTTGTTTTGATAAATAAAACTGTCTCACATTTCAAGTTGAGTTGTAAATGTATACTAAAGTTGTTCATAGAGTGTTACTATTTATAGATATGATGTGTGTAAAAATGAATGAACTGTGGATAAAAGCACCAGTGTATAACCAGTGTATATGAGCTTTTATGCGTTAACTAGTGTGAAGCATATCGTATGGATTGACAGAATATATGAGCAGGGTACAATGTGAAGCCGTCTTTGGGGACGTAGCTCAGCTGGGAGAGCGCTGCCGTCGCATGGCAGAGGCCGAGGGTTCGATTCCCTTCGTCTCCACCAGAATAGCAAGCGTCGAACTCTTCATTGGGTGTAATGAGTTCACGTTGTTGATAGAGTTTGAGGGTAGCCATAAGGCTACCCTTTCTCTTTTAGTATAGGTTTGGGTTAAGGTGTAGCTACAACTGGCTCTTTAGGGTGTGTCGCCAGACATGCGGATTCAGTTCATGTTTGATGAGTTAGTTTGCCAAACACCTTGGGTGCATGTCGTTCTTGAAGGACTTAGTTGGGATTTTGAAGGTGGATTAAGAAACTCCCCTGATGTATAGCGTGCTTGTCTCTCACAAGATAGATGAAGTCATTGTGTCCATTAAGACATTGGATAGCTTGAAACGCTGTGGGAATCAGATTTGTGTCCCGGTTTTCTATCTATGCTCTGAGCTCTGCGCTTGGCAATGGTGCTGGTCCAAGCTCTTTTGACAGAAACGGGCAATTTGGCAGTGTAGAACCCCCGTGAGTTATTCGTTGTTTTGTAAACCTGCAGGTAGATGAGTTGTAGTTTTTCTAACTATAGGGGGTTTATTGCCAGATTGCCCATTTTTGTCAGGTTTTACTGCCAGATTGCCCATTTCTGTCAAAAAGCTTATTCAAGTTGGCAGTGCCCTAGAACTTGTATAAGAACATGAAGAGCATTCTGTCTTTTAAGGGAGTGTTCGCGTGATAGAACACTTTGAAAACCTGCACGTCTCATGCATGAAAAGTAGAAGAAAAACCTAGATATTACATTTGGAGTTTTTTGCGACACATTCGTAGAGCGCAATACCTTATCTCACAACACGCAACCGCTTTTATTGCGAGGGCTTCCTTCCAGATGATGAGTGATTTGAGTAGGATGACACTAGAGTTTTCAAGAACAAAATGACCACTTGAGTATAAAAAACGACCGTTCGCAGATATGATTAACAAGAATAATCAGCTTTTCGATATATTGAAGAAAATGAGTCGCTTAATTTTGAGCAGCTCGTTAAGGAAGGTGGTTCAACATGAATGAGCTGAAGCTGTTTGCGTGCGCTTGGCAAACTGCACAGTGTTTCCAGACAGAGTAGATGGACAACAAAATGGAGGAAACTAAAGATTCTAAAATGATACAGAATCAAACGATTATTAAAGCTGAAGAGCTTTGTGTTTATTTCAAAAGAACAAATACAAAGGCACTTGAGAATATTTCATTTGAAGTGGGCAAGGGCGAAACAATCGCTCTTCTTGGGCATAATGGTGCAGGTAAATCAACTTTGCTAAGATGCATATACGGTTCTTTGCGTGTGCAAAGTGGCTCTGTAAAAATTAATGGTGAAATCATAAAAAACTACACCGATATTTTCTTTCAAAGTGAAGACTTTTTAATGAATCAGTCTATGACTGTGTTTGAGAATATTTATTTTAGATTGAATCTCTTAAAGAATGAGAAATTTGATATCGAATCGATTTTATGTGAGTATGGGTTAATTGAAAAGCTAGATACACCAATTAAATATCTATCATCTGGGTTAAAGCAACGCGCTTCTCTAGCGTTTGGCTTGTCATCGAAACCCTTATTAATGCTTTTAGATGAGCCAACTAACGCAGTTGATCCTGCGACAAAGTATCTACTTGAAAAGAAAATGAGGGAATATAAGGAGAAATTAGCTACATGTATATTTGCAACTCATGAACTTGATTTTGCATATCGTGTGTCAGATAGAATTTTAATGCTTCAAAATGGGCACTTAATTAAAGACGTGCAAGTCAGAGATTTAGATTCTTCTGAGGAATTAAAGGAGATGTATTTTAAGGCTTCTAAGGATAGTTTGTTGAGAGAAGTGATTTGATATGTTTAATAAACTGATTGCAAAAGAGATTTCTTCAATTAAATATCAAAAAAGAACCATTGTCTTATCATTATTTGCACTGTTCATAGGGGGCGTGATGACATATGTTATTTCTAGGTATCCCACCACAGGCATCCTTCTCTTTGGGAGGGAGAATATCTTTCTTGTAATGGTTACTCTAATATGCTCTGGGATTTGCATTGAATTCTCAGCAGAGACATTATTAAATGATATCGAAGATGGGTTTAGGGCTCTTATGGTATTGAGCGGTCGTAATATCATTAAATATATACATGCTAAATTAATGCTCCCAAGTTTAATTAGCCTGAGTATTTCGTATTGCATTGTTATTTTATATTTTTTGCTAAATAATACCTTGCATGCCAATGTGCTTGGGTGGTCAGTCTGTCCGCTTGTTATTCAAGTTTTGTTTACAACACAACTAACTTTTTTCATCAGTTTATTTGTTAAGCCGGAAGCGAATAGACGACCAAACTTCGCTTTAATTATCTCTATAGTGAATATTCCAATTATTATCCTTCTTAATCCATTTTTGCATCCAATTCTCTATTGTTTAATTCTTTTAGCTATCCATGTTGTATTACTCGTATTGAATAAATTGATATTAAAAAAACTTTATAGGTCAAATATATGTGCAATGTAAGCATAGGCATCATGAAAAAAGGTCTCCTGCCCGAGACCTTTTTCGTATGCGCATTTTTGCCGACCGACCGTTCACTCCATCGGTTGGCTTAGTATGCTTGTACCACCTATGATTTTGCTTCAATACAAGAGAGCGCCACTATCACAGAGCAGACGCAAACTCTTCGCTGAACATACATGCTACCTGCTTGATTTCTTCAAATTTGCGCAATTCGGTTATGTGATTAAGGCTAATAACGCTGGGTATTTTGCGCACACAACTCAAATGAACAATATATCCCGTGAACTTTGCACAGAGACTGCATCTGTTGACCCCTAAAAAACCTGAGCTGCGGTATGGTAGTGAAGCACTGACCTGATTGTTCTTGCCGTCCCTCTCACCTTAGGAGGAAAAATGTCTCAGGACAGGATTATTAAACGTGCACTTATCTCGGTTACCGACAAAACGGGCATCGTCGATTTTGCTCAGACCTTGCACCATGAGTTTGGCGTTGAGCTTATTTCGACCGGTGGCACCGCACACGTGCTTGTCGATGCAGGCATTCCAGTGGTGTCCATTGAGAACGTCACGGGTTTTCCAGAGATGATGGATGGCCGTGTAAAAACCTTGCATCCTAAGGTACATGGTGCCTTGCTTGCTCGCCGTGACCTTGATACGCATATGAGCGAGGCGCTGCAACATCAGATTGATTTGATTGATTTGGTGGTAGTTAACCTCTATGAGTTTGAGAAAACGGTTGCAAGTCCTGATGTAAGCTTTGCAGATGCAATTGAGCACATCGATATTGGTGGTCCTTCGATGTTGCGTTCGGCGGCAAAAAATGCTGATGCCGTAACGGTGGTTATGGACCCATCTGACTATGCGACCGTACTTGCTGAGATGCGCATCAATCAGGGTGCAACAACTGCTGAAACCCGTCGCCACCTGCAGTACAAGGTCTTTGCATGCACCGCGCAATACGACGCTGCAATTGCCGCATGGCTGGAGCGCCAACTTGAAAAAGATAATATCCGCGCCCACAATCAAGGACTTGTTGAACCTGCTGCTGCAACAGGAGCCTCTGCATGCTCAGTATCTGAGCATGGGGTTGCTAGTTTTGGTGCAAGTTCTAGCCTTGCTGCGTGGCAGGTGCACCCTAGTGAGACGCTAAGCCTTACGCTGACAAAGCAGCAAGATTTACGTTACGGCGAAAACCCTCATCAGAGCGCCGCATTTTATCGCATGCCTAATGCACCCACCCATGCCTTAGTCAACGCGCGTCAGCTGCAGGGTAAGGAGCTTTCCTATAACAATTTGTTAGATACCGATGCTGCGTGGAATCTTGTACGCGAGTTTGAAGAGCCGGCGTGCATCATTCTTAAGCATCAGAATCCCTGTGGCTCTGCCGTTGCTACAAACATTACCGATGCATATGACCGTGCTTTTGCTTGCGACCCCAAGAGCGCTTTTGGTGGCATTATTGCCTGCAATCGCGAAGTTCCGCTTGAGTTGGTTGAGCATATCGCCGATGTAAACAAACAGTTTGTGGAAGTGCTTATTGCGCCGTCGTTTAGTGACCAAGCGCTTGAGCGTTTGAGTCGTCGCGCCAATTTGCGCGTGCTCGCAACAGGTGGCATTGATGTAGCAGTGGCGCTGGAGTTTCGCTCGGTTGACGGAGGCATGCTAGTTCAAACGGTTGACCGCGCCGATGAAGATGTTGAAAACTTTACGGTTCCAACCACGCGTAAACCCACCGAGACTGAGCTGAGTGACTTGATGTTTGCTTGGCGCGTGTGCAAGGGTGTTAAGAGTAACGCCATTTTGATTGCCAAAGATGGCCGAGGTCTTGGCATGGGACCAGGTCAGCCTAATCGCGTTGATTCGGCGCGTATGGCTTGTCTTCGTGCTGAGGAGGCGTGCGAGCGTTCAGGCCTAGAGAAGGGAAACTTTATTTGTGCAAGTGATGCCTTCTTCCCCTTCCGCGATAATGTGGACACGCTAGCAGAACACGGGGTTGTTGCCATTATTCAGCCAGGTGGCTCTATGCGCGATGATGAATGTATTGAGGCTTGTAATGAGCGCGGAATTGCAATGGTATTCACGGGGGTTCGCCACTTTAGGCACTAGGCTACGCCCGCGGGTACTATTGAGCTTGCTGGTGTGAGCGCTGGTGCTGTGCGTGAACGCTACGGCAGGATAACACTATCGTGCTTGTGCTTTTGGGCTTGTGCATCAGCATTGGTGCACGCATGACCAACGATGAGCGTTCTTTATTTGTGTATTGAGTAGTACAGATTGAGATTCTTTATGACAGATTATGAGCTTGACCAGTACTTTGACAATCAAGAAGACCTACAGGCATATCAAGCTTTTATTGCAGAGCAGGAGTTTGGAAACCCGCGCTTTGACCTTGACCAGCCTGTGCTTGTTTGTCGCTGGCGCATGGCGCATCGACGGGTTCCCTTACTAGCTCGTCATATCCGGGCGCTTGCTGCACGCCGCATTAATGGTCAAGCCGTGCAAAAAAACCTTGTCGCTTGGGCAAAGCAACACATTGAGTGGTCACTTGCCGATGCCGAGCTTACAGACCCAAGTGGTGTACTCATGCTAGTGATTGACGTTCATGGAAATGCCGCGATGTCGGTAGGTCCGTATCAGCCGCTGCCTGAGGAAAATCTTAATCAGCCGCTCAGGCCACACGCTGAGTTTTTGCCCATAGCAAGTCCTGAGCTCTTGCTTGAGCGCGCTCGCTTGGCTCGTAGTGAGTTTCATGCGACAGGTATAGCACCTGAGGTCTTATGTGCACAACAAGACATGCAGCTGCTTATATATGATGAGTGCGGCACAAACCCTCATCAGACATGTGCATCTGCAGCAAAGCACGCGCACGCTAAGGTATCACGGGTGAGTGCAGGGGTGTTGAGTTTAGTTAAGCAGCTTGCTCAAACAAAGGGTTTAAGCTGCGTATACGTGTCTGATTTGCCATCACGAGACGAGCTGTTGCAGGATAGCTTTTTGGTTTCTGATGAGCATGGTATTGTGCACTCTGCACTACCAGAGGCTGCCACTCCAAGCGCTGCTCAGCCCTTTATTCAGCTTGCTCAGCAAGGCTATGAAAAACTTCTTGCAAAGCAATAGGAGATGTTTATGGATAGCTTGGACAATCCGCTTATTTTTATTGTCGAGGACAATGTGGCAATTCGCGAAGAGCTTATGCTTGCACTGTCACGCCATCACTTTCGGGTATATGCCTGTACGTCTTTCAATCGTGTAGTAGATGAAATTCTCGAGCAGCAGCCAGCACTGGTGCTCCTTGACCTGACGCTTCCAGGCACTGATGGACAGTTTATCTGCCGTGAACTGCGTGAACAGAGTCAGATTCCTTTGATTGTACTTACGAGTCGGGTAACAGAAATTGATGAAGTTATGAGCATGAATCTTGGTGCTGATGACTTTATCGCTAAGCCATATAGCACGCGTGTTTTGGTGGCGCGTATTCAGGCACTTTTGCGCCGGAGCGCCAGCGTAGAGCCGATGTTGGTAAGTCATAAGGGCGTACAGCTCGACCCGGCTCGTTCACTGGCTCTTGCGGGCGATAAACAAGTTGAACTCACTAAAAACGAGATGCGTATACTGTCGCTTCTTATCTCTCGAGCAGGCACGATTGTCGCGCGTGAAACCATCATGCGTGACCTGTGGGATTCTGAGGCCTTTATTGACGACAACACATTAACCGTTAATGTGAACCGTCTGCGGGCAACACTCGAGAAAATCGGTGTGGTTGATTATCTTACAACGCATCGTGGGCGCGGCTATTCGGTGTAGAACATGAATATACGACAATATGTAGTGGCTCGTATGCCATATATATTCATTGAG
This region of Collinsella sp. zg1085 genomic DNA includes:
- a CDS encoding ATP-binding cassette domain-containing protein; its protein translation is MEETKDSKMIQNQTIIKAEELCVYFKRTNTKALENISFEVGKGETIALLGHNGAGKSTLLRCIYGSLRVQSGSVKINGEIIKNYTDIFFQSEDFLMNQSMTVFENIYFRLNLLKNEKFDIESILCEYGLIEKLDTPIKYLSSGLKQRASLAFGLSSKPLLMLLDEPTNAVDPATKYLLEKKMREYKEKLATCIFATHELDFAYRVSDRILMLQNGHLIKDVQVRDLDSSEELKEMYFKASKDSLLREVI
- the trpS gene encoding tryptophan--tRNA ligase — translated: MSNERSYETALKRSDEIRADLNLHPEAYTMLTGDRPTGRLHLGHYFGTLKGRVELQNAGIRTHVLIADYQVITDRDTTEHIQDNVYNLVIDYLACGIDPNKTMIYAHSAVPAANQLMLPFLSLVSEAELQRNPTVKAEMEASGHELTGLLLTYPVHQACDILFCKGNVVPVGKDQLPHIELTRLIARKFNNRYGKVFPEVDALLSETPLLPGLDGRKMSKSYGNAINISMTEEETAKRIKKSQTDGERMISFDPEQRPGVSGLLSTAAICTGRTEQDIAAEVGMGGSGQLKAYVTQAVNDYFAPIRERRHTIEQDLDFVKDVLHEGNRRAAALAEETLAEVREAMGMVY
- the purH gene encoding bifunctional phosphoribosylaminoimidazolecarboxamide formyltransferase/IMP cyclohydrolase yields the protein MSQDRIIKRALISVTDKTGIVDFAQTLHHEFGVELISTGGTAHVLVDAGIPVVSIENVTGFPEMMDGRVKTLHPKVHGALLARRDLDTHMSEALQHQIDLIDLVVVNLYEFEKTVASPDVSFADAIEHIDIGGPSMLRSAAKNADAVTVVMDPSDYATVLAEMRINQGATTAETRRHLQYKVFACTAQYDAAIAAWLERQLEKDNIRAHNQGLVEPAAATGASACSVSEHGVASFGASSSLAAWQVHPSETLSLTLTKQQDLRYGENPHQSAAFYRMPNAPTHALVNARQLQGKELSYNNLLDTDAAWNLVREFEEPACIILKHQNPCGSAVATNITDAYDRAFACDPKSAFGGIIACNREVPLELVEHIADVNKQFVEVLIAPSFSDQALERLSRRANLRVLATGGIDVAVALEFRSVDGGMLVQTVDRADEDVENFTVPTTRKPTETELSDLMFAWRVCKGVKSNAILIAKDGRGLGMGPGQPNRVDSARMACLRAEEACERSGLEKGNFICASDAFFPFRDNVDTLAEHGVVAIIQPGGSMRDDECIEACNERGIAMVFTGVRHFRH
- a CDS encoding glycosyltransferase family 4 protein, encoding MVVTLITTPLAKRLAISLDAVDYPSKRRINKTPIPRLGGLAVFCGIAAAVGVQVFGHTSFGWAVALVPHPSLAINYPMLALAFLIMVLTGAVDDVIQLSPRQKLAGQILAAILAAASGLLIQNIVNPLNRAEITLGFFAYPLTVIYLVAYTNIINLIDGLDGLATGVSAIAGCSMFSFSVLAGRSDAALIAIALIGACLGFLYYNFHPASIFLGDSGALLLGFALGSISLLNVSRVAALTSVIMPLIVAGVPIIDTFSAIIRRKRAHMSIGQADTGHIHHRLIQEGFDQRQAVLLIYAWTILLSIGAALINQVEVMPRILIFIVLLVSSAAFALRLHLFDPVLLHHYNPKTPQARDDASRDEACIPETTVSRMAHKRRVQALKLATHKRESQQRHTCTEQAPADARKTDARHSSAQKPPQSPSPPSRS
- a CDS encoding response regulator transcription factor; translated protein: MDSLDNPLIFIVEDNVAIREELMLALSRHHFRVYACTSFNRVVDEILEQQPALVLLDLTLPGTDGQFICRELREQSQIPLIVLTSRVTEIDEVMSMNLGADDFIAKPYSTRVLVARIQALLRRSASVEPMLVSHKGVQLDPARSLALAGDKQVELTKNEMRILSLLISRAGTIVARETIMRDLWDSEAFIDDNTLTVNVNRLRATLEKIGVVDYLTTHRGRGYSV
- a CDS encoding HAD family hydrolase; amino-acid sequence: MAISPPIKRIYTVLREVDKMEYRVVMSDMDETFLDERHQIPPANLQALEYLHNQGVLFVPSSGRPYSSILSNFGDAHQALLQDSYVISYNGGFINRVGNNQPLHSCALDSALAHKLYRIGVEANLCIHVCFPDGYIVVLDPPAEERAYLVGLSGVALAHKQDFPSLEAVLEHYGYTEVVKFCVMSEHYPELLDLGASLKPELVDEPCDITYSSGRYLEFMPQGVNKGSGLRSFSQLVGIPPEQIIAVGDARNDLEMVKAAGLGLCVANASSELKAQADVVLKSSNRDGALVEIVERFFS